From Streptomyces sp. NBC_00370, a single genomic window includes:
- a CDS encoding glycosyl hydrolase family 28-related protein, whose protein sequence is MGTSELWREFAGSPYTHPQIPYVGQAGQRGGAERLPEYPVVSDVWEYGAVGDGVTDDAPAINRALAAAGERGGGTVTVPAGRYLINDVIRIGHSGVVLRGAGSDRTTLYAPRDLTELIGPYGPRDGGRKSSWSWAGGLLWLCPQDRWTALTDAIRAGRSPHEGWTGNERDEWQPLSALAPAARGDRTVRAADVSRLRPGQLVLLQLADDADHTLLAHMAGDGPGTATYDWTGKTKLTSYLPYEWPVRIVAVEADTGTDAAGEGGTVPGRVTLERPLPLDARPEWSPQLTTLITPLTGSGVEALTLEAAETPQPPHLLDTGHNGVVLQCAYDCWADDIVARHVDNGFGLVAASACTLRRTRVAGRGAHHPYYCREGSHDNLVEDFAIERRTAPAPESTQLHGVNVEGLSSYNVWSRGRMETGTFDTHRGLPFAAVRTEVTVANDGRHGGDGTAGPLYGARFVHWNVTVTNERAGLIKIDEIAPYSATVGISEVREFDQIDVPDFEGELHTRSEYYGSPEAVLPVNLYEAQRTLPH, encoded by the coding sequence ATGGGTACGTCCGAACTCTGGCGTGAGTTCGCCGGCTCGCCCTACACCCATCCGCAGATCCCCTACGTCGGACAGGCAGGGCAGCGGGGCGGCGCCGAGCGGCTGCCCGAGTATCCGGTCGTTTCCGACGTATGGGAGTACGGCGCCGTGGGCGACGGCGTCACCGACGACGCGCCCGCGATCAACCGCGCCCTCGCCGCCGCGGGGGAGCGGGGCGGCGGCACGGTCACCGTGCCGGCCGGCAGGTACCTGATCAACGACGTGATTCGGATCGGCCACAGCGGTGTCGTGCTGCGTGGCGCGGGCAGTGACCGCACCACCCTGTACGCGCCGCGCGACCTCACCGAGCTGATCGGCCCCTACGGTCCGCGCGACGGCGGCCGGAAGTCCTCCTGGTCCTGGGCGGGCGGACTGCTGTGGCTGTGCCCGCAGGACCGCTGGACCGCGCTGACCGACGCGATCAGGGCCGGACGCTCGCCGCACGAGGGCTGGACCGGCAACGAACGCGACGAGTGGCAGCCCCTCAGCGCGCTCGCACCCGCCGCGCGGGGCGACCGTACGGTCCGAGCCGCCGATGTGTCACGGCTGCGGCCGGGGCAGCTCGTACTGCTCCAGCTCGCCGACGACGCGGACCACACGCTGCTGGCGCACATGGCGGGGGACGGGCCCGGCACCGCCACGTACGACTGGACGGGCAAGACGAAGCTGACGTCGTATCTGCCGTACGAGTGGCCGGTACGGATCGTGGCGGTGGAAGCGGATACGGGTACGGACGCGGCGGGCGAAGGGGGCACGGTCCCCGGCCGCGTCACCCTGGAGCGCCCCCTGCCCCTCGACGCACGCCCCGAGTGGTCCCCGCAGCTCACCACGCTCATCACCCCACTCACCGGCTCGGGCGTCGAGGCGCTGACGCTGGAGGCGGCCGAGACTCCACAGCCGCCGCATCTGCTGGACACCGGTCACAACGGCGTCGTCCTCCAGTGCGCCTACGACTGCTGGGCCGACGACATCGTCGCCCGGCACGTCGACAACGGCTTCGGCCTGGTCGCCGCCTCCGCCTGCACCCTGCGCCGTACCCGTGTCGCCGGGCGCGGCGCGCACCACCCGTACTACTGCCGCGAGGGATCGCACGACAACCTCGTCGAGGACTTCGCGATCGAGCGCCGCACGGCACCGGCGCCCGAGAGCACCCAGTTGCACGGCGTCAACGTCGAGGGTCTGTCCAGTTACAACGTCTGGTCGCGCGGCCGGATGGAGACGGGCACGTTCGACACCCACCGGGGGCTGCCGTTCGCCGCCGTACGGACCGAGGTCACCGTCGCCAACGACGGCCGGCACGGCGGCGACGGTACGGCGGGCCCGCTCTACGGCGCGCGCTTCGTGCACTGGAACGTCACCGTCACCAACGAACGCGCCGGTCTGATCAAGATCGACGAGATCGCGCCGTACAGCGCGACGGTCGGCATCAGCGAGGTGCGCGAGTTCGACCAGATCGATGTGCCGGACTTCGAGGGCGAGTTGCACACGCGCAGCGAGTACTACGGCAGTCCCGAGGCGGTCTTGCCCGTCAATCTGTACGAGGCCCAGCGCACACTGCCCCACTGA